TTGCAGTGGCTTTTGCCTCAGCTTTATCCCCTAAAAGAGCAATTGTTTGAGCAGAAGGCCCGATAAAATTCACTCCACAGCTTTCACAAATAGAGGCAAAATTCGCATTTTCACTTAAGAAACCATATCCTGGATGAATAGCATCTGCTCCTGTTACTTCACATGCAGATAAAATATTGGGTATTTTGAGATAAGATTTTAAAAGAGGAGGCTCTCCTATACAGATTGCTTCATCTGCATGTAGCACATGCAGGGCTTCTGCATCTGCTTGAGAATATACAGCAACTGTTTGTAGACCTAAGTCATGACATGCTTGAATAATTCGTACAGCAATTTCACCTCGATTAGCGATTAAGACTTTCTGCATTTTCCACACACTTAAAAAGAAAATTGATTATACAATGCGGAACATTTTGGTTCCAAATTCTACGGGATGTCCGTTTTCTACAAGAATTTCTGCAATCTTGCCGCTTCTTCCTGCTTTCACCTCATTCATAACCTTCATTGCTTCAATAATACAGAGAACTGTATCCTCTTTGACCATATCTCCTACTTTGACAAATGGCTCGTCGTCTGGTGAAGCAGAGTGATAAATCGTACCTACTAGAGGAGCTGTAATATGTTGCCCTGGTTTTTCTTCTTTTACAAGAGGAGAATGATTTTCTGATGAATGTATGGGAGGAGAATGGAAAAAAGTCTGCTCTTTATTTTGCTCTGTAGATGGGAAGCCAACAGACGATATATTGGAGCTAACTTGCGTTTCTAGCTGCAGCTCATCCCCTTCTTTTTTTTTAATGATCAGTTTCTGGATGCCTGTTTTTCGCATAGCAGTCATCAAATCTTTAATTTCCTTAAGATCCACTCTTATGCCTCCTTAAACTCTCTGAATGTATTCATTTGTTTGTGTATCTATCTTTATAATATCTCCAGATTCGATAAAAACAGGCACTTCAATTTTAGCCCCGGTTTCTAATAAAGCTATTTTTGTAGAATTAGTCATTTTTAATGCCGATTCCATTTCTTCTGTTTTAAGCACAACAAGTTCTAAGAACTGAGGCAATTCAATAGAAAAAGCAGTATCGCCATAGAATACAGCTTTTAAAGAGGTGCTTTCTTTTAAATAATTTACTTTATCACCAATAATCTGAGAGGGAACTAAAACCTGTTCTAAATTTCCTATATCAAGGAACAAATAATTTTCTTTTTCCAGATATAGGTATTCTAGGGATCGCTCAAGGGGAGCAGCATCTGCTACAACTTGATTGAGTTTAAAATTTTTCTCCGACATCTCTTCTGTCAAAAGATCTTTTAGTATTGTTTTCATAAAAGGATTATCTTTAGCAACGGTTACCTTAACACAGGACTCTACTTTATACATTTTACCATCAATAAAGAGAATCATCCCGGGAGAAATTTGATTGCCTGTTATCATATTTTTTTCCATACTTTCAAAATGAAAATGTTAGTTTAAGATCATTTATCTCAACTCTCTTAAGTCGCCCAGTTCTACTAAACTCGAAATGCGATAAGTAATTTTAGCTTTAGATGTTTTTTCTTTAGCGCTTAAGCCTCTACCACATAATACATGTACTGTTTTACAGTTTAATTGTATCGCTGGTTCAAGATCCAAAGAGATGCGATCCCCACAAACCATTACTTGCTCTGGGCTATAGTCAAATTCTGCTAAAAGCCTTTCGTAATGAGGCTTTTTATTCCTATCTTCAGATACAACAATCTTACTAAAAAGAATTGGATCAATACCAGATTTTTCTAGTTTTTGCCTTTGTAAAGAATCTTTTCCTATTGTTACCAAACACAAACTGTGCTTTTTTCTCTTTAATAAATGCAGGGTTTCAACAGCTAATTCTAAGGGGAAAATAGGCATATCTAATGTAAAATTAGTGAGTTGCTCCTTGCCGATATTGATAAATTCAAGATCTTCACGCATAATGACAATAAATTCTTTTAAAGCTTCTTCCGCATTTGAAGCTTGCTTATTAAGCTCTCTTAAAAGAAAAAGTGTCTGATAAAAGTTCTGTGCTTTAAAACCTTTATTTACCATTGCACGCAAACTACGTTCGAGCAATACATGTGTAATACAATCAGATGTTTTAACTAGTGTATCATCAAGATCAAAGATAATTAACAATTTTTATCAACTCTTGTGCTAATTTTTTAGAATCGTGGCGAATAAGGCTTCTTTTTAACAAGTCTTTTTTAGGAATTTCTTTTGGTCCCCCTAAAAGAGGAGAAGCGATAATTCGATCATCTTTTAAATCATTTTCTACAATTTGACCCTCATCGGAATAGACCTCTATTAATTCCTCAGGAGGGGGCTCATTATTAACTAAAATATAATCAAAAATGTCTTTTCCAATAAAACGAACGATTTCTTCTAAATAATTGCTAACTTTAAATCCGGTGGTTTGTCCTTTACGATTCATTAAATTCACCACAAATACTTTTTTTGCGGTAGAAGCGCAAAGAGCTACGCTTAGTCCTTCGACGAGTAAATTAGGAATTAAAGAAGTATGAAGTCCCCCCGGGCCTAAAACAATCACATCGGCATTGATAATTTCATCAATTGCATAGGGGTTTGCTTTAGGAAAAGGTTCTAAATAAATGCTTTTATATCCTTGATCAATCTCATGAGAAAGATATACTTCTCTTTCTCCTTCTAGTAATTTCCGATTGCTTAAAAGCATTTTTAAACGCACCTGATGAGTGGTCACAGGAATAACCTTACCTTTGATAAATAAAATTTTACCCATTTCTTCCACAGCTTTCTCAAAACTACCTGTTACCTTCTCTAGAGCAGAAAGAAGAAGATTTCCAAAGCTATGCCCTTCTAATCCCCCGTTTTCAAAACGATAATTCATTAAAGAGCGCATCATATTAGAAGAGTTTGAAAGAGCGATTAAACACTGTCTGACATCTCCAGGAGGCAGCACCCCTAGTTCATCTCGCAAGATTCCCGTGCTTCCCCCATCATCAGCCATAGAAACAATAGCACTTAAATTAACAGGATAATCTTTTAATCCCCTTAACACGGTAAAGTTACC
This is a stretch of genomic DNA from Candidatus Rhabdochlamydia oedothoracis. It encodes these proteins:
- the accB gene encoding acetyl-CoA carboxylase biotin carboxyl carrier protein, translating into MDLKEIKDLMTAMRKTGIQKLIIKKKEGDELQLETQVSSNISSVGFPSTEQNKEQTFFHSPPIHSSENHSPLVKEEKPGQHITAPLVGTIYHSASPDDEPFVKVGDMVKEDTVLCIIEAMKVMNEVKAGRSGKIAEILVENGHPVEFGTKMFRIV
- a CDS encoding elongation factor P, producing the protein MITGNQISPGMILFIDGKMYKVESCVKVTVAKDNPFMKTILKDLLTEEMSEKNFKLNQVVADAAPLERSLEYLYLEKENYLFLDIGNLEQVLVPSQIIGDKVNYLKESTSLKAVFYGDTAFSIELPQFLELVVLKTEEMESALKMTNSTKIALLETGAKIEVPVFIESGDIIKIDTQTNEYIQRV
- a CDS encoding HAD family hydrolase, with protein sequence MLIIFDLDDTLVKTSDCITHVLLERSLRAMVNKGFKAQNFYQTLFLLRELNKQASNAEEALKEFIVIMREDLEFINIGKEQLTNFTLDMPIFPLELAVETLHLLKRKKHSLCLVTIGKDSLQRQKLEKSGIDPILFSKIVVSEDRNKKPHYERLLAEFDYSPEQVMVCGDRISLDLEPAIQLNCKTVHVLCGRGLSAKEKTSKAKITYRISSLVELGDLRELR
- a CDS encoding gluconeogenesis factor YvcK family protein; protein product: MKKVVIIGGGTGNFTVLRGLKDYPVNLSAIVSMADDGGSTGILRDELGVLPPGDVRQCLIALSNSSNMMRSLMNYRFENGGLEGHSFGNLLLSALEKVTGSFEKAVEEMGKILFIKGKVIPVTTHQVRLKMLLSNRKLLEGEREVYLSHEIDQGYKSIYLEPFPKANPYAIDEIINADVIVLGPGGLHTSLIPNLLVEGLSVALCASTAKKVFVVNLMNRKGQTTGFKVSNYLEEIVRFIGKDIFDYILVNNEPPPEELIEVYSDEGQIVENDLKDDRIIASPLLGGPKEIPKKDLLKRSLIRHDSKKLAQELIKIVNYL